A stretch of Schaalia odontolytica DNA encodes these proteins:
- a CDS encoding DUF4032 domain-containing protein — MALDITAAAVDPALLDLPWDVPLEEWPSNLLAALPRGISRHIVRFVNLSGRVLAVKEIGPTVAHHEYDRLRDLKRLDAPSVQPVAVITGRKSPEGEELNAVLITEHLQFSLPYRALFSLSMREDTATRLIDALALLLVRLHLLGFYWGDVSLSNTLFRRDAGEFAAYLVDAETGELHPKLTPGQREYDVDLARTNIIGELMDLQAGGFFPEDADPIDVGDRIRTQYDLLWTEVTAEESIPNDQRQYLVSERIRRLNDLGFDVAELHMSTDSSGERLVIQPKVVDAGHHNRKFMRLTGMDVGEHQAARLLADIDVWRATNGFQDLPLEQAAHEWLTDVFAPVVRAIPRELAGKLESAQLYHEYLEHRWYMAQQAGHDVPREEAVASYVETILPSKRDEAVLIEPAPGRASMLSAEANLDLW; from the coding sequence ATGGCTCTGGACATTACGGCGGCGGCAGTTGACCCCGCCCTTTTGGACCTCCCGTGGGATGTTCCCCTCGAGGAGTGGCCGTCCAACCTACTCGCGGCACTTCCCCGCGGCATTTCCCGCCACATCGTGCGCTTCGTGAACCTGTCTGGCCGCGTGCTCGCGGTCAAGGAGATCGGCCCGACGGTCGCCCATCATGAGTACGACCGCCTGCGTGACCTGAAGCGGCTGGACGCCCCGTCCGTCCAACCTGTCGCCGTCATCACGGGCCGCAAAAGCCCCGAGGGCGAGGAACTCAACGCCGTCCTCATCACCGAGCACCTGCAGTTCTCCCTCCCCTACCGCGCACTCTTCTCCCTGTCGATGCGTGAAGACACCGCGACGCGCCTCATCGACGCGCTCGCTCTCCTCCTCGTTCGCCTCCACCTCCTGGGCTTCTACTGGGGCGACGTCTCCCTGTCGAACACGCTGTTCCGCCGCGACGCGGGCGAGTTCGCCGCCTACCTGGTCGACGCCGAAACCGGCGAACTGCACCCGAAGCTCACCCCCGGCCAGCGCGAGTACGACGTCGACCTGGCCCGCACGAACATCATCGGCGAACTCATGGACCTCCAGGCCGGCGGCTTCTTCCCCGAAGACGCCGACCCCATCGACGTCGGCGACCGCATCCGCACCCAGTACGACCTGCTGTGGACCGAAGTCACCGCCGAGGAATCCATCCCGAACGATCAGCGCCAGTACCTCGTCAGTGAGCGCATCCGCCGCCTCAACGACCTCGGTTTCGACGTCGCCGAGCTGCACATGTCCACCGATTCCTCCGGCGAGCGCCTCGTCATTCAACCCAAGGTGGTCGACGCCGGTCACCACAACCGCAAGTTCATGCGCCTGACCGGCATGGACGTCGGCGAGCATCAGGCTGCGCGTCTCCTCGCCGACATCGACGTGTGGCGCGCGACGAACGGCTTCCAGGACCTTCCCCTCGAGCAGGCCGCCCACGAGTGGCTCACCGACGTGTTCGCCCCCGTCGTGCGTGCGATTCCGCGCGAGCTGGCGGGCAAGCTGGAGTCCGCGCAGCTCTACCACGAGTATCTCGAGCACCGCTGGTACATGGCCCAGCAGGCCGGCCACGACGTGCCGCGCGAAGAAGCCGTGGCCTCGTACGTGGAGACGATCCTGCCCTCCAAGCGCGACGAGGCCGTCCTCATCGAGCCCGCCCCAGGTCGCGCGTCCATGCTCAGCGCCGAGGCGAACCTCGACCTATGGTGA
- a CDS encoding uracil-DNA glycosylase, with the protein MSEHNPRPLAELIDPGWARALAPVEGRVHELGAMLAAEVEAGRGYLPAGTDVLRAFTYPFDKVKVLIVGQDPYPTPGHAMGLSFSVHPGVALPKSLINIFRELSEDMGVPAPTSGDLTPWCEQGVCLLNRVLTVRPGAPASHRGRGWEEVTQCAIDALVSRKRADGSRAPLVAILWGKDAQSLAPRLGDTPIIASAHPSPLSAYRGFFGSKPFSRANELLEAQGASGVDWSLGASH; encoded by the coding sequence ATGAGTGAACACAATCCGCGTCCATTGGCCGAGTTGATTGATCCGGGCTGGGCTCGGGCGCTGGCTCCGGTGGAGGGGCGTGTCCACGAGTTGGGCGCGATGTTGGCCGCTGAGGTCGAGGCGGGACGCGGCTACCTGCCTGCGGGCACGGATGTTCTCCGCGCCTTCACGTACCCGTTCGACAAGGTGAAGGTCCTGATTGTCGGGCAGGATCCGTATCCGACGCCGGGGCACGCGATGGGGCTGTCGTTTTCGGTGCACCCGGGGGTGGCGTTACCCAAGTCGCTCATCAACATTTTCCGCGAGCTGAGCGAGGACATGGGTGTTCCCGCTCCGACGTCGGGTGATCTGACGCCGTGGTGCGAGCAGGGCGTGTGCCTGCTCAACCGTGTGTTGACGGTGCGCCCGGGCGCTCCCGCGTCGCATCGAGGTCGCGGCTGGGAGGAGGTGACGCAGTGCGCGATTGACGCACTGGTGTCCCGGAAGCGTGCCGATGGCTCGCGCGCTCCCCTCGTGGCGATTTTGTGGGGCAAGGACGCGCAGTCGCTCGCGCCGCGCCTGGGTGACACGCCGATTATTGCGTCCGCCCATCCGTCGCCGCTCTCTGCGTATCGAGGGTTTTTCGGGTCGAAGCCGTTCTCGCGTGCAAATGAACTGTTGGAGGCGCAGGGCGCGTCGGGCGTGGATTGGTCGCTGGGCGCTTCTCATTGA
- a CDS encoding WXG100 family type VII secretion target: MTAYAVDAEQIAAASAQACTTASTIRTEVDTMMAQLLALQDTWTGGAQVNFQATITQWQGIQAQTHDALDAISSQMQVAASTYADAETHSASLFAGV; encoded by the coding sequence ATGACCGCATACGCCGTCGACGCCGAACAAATTGCTGCCGCCTCCGCGCAGGCCTGCACAACCGCATCCACCATCCGCACCGAAGTGGACACGATGATGGCCCAGCTGCTCGCCCTTCAAGACACCTGGACGGGCGGGGCGCAGGTGAACTTCCAGGCTACTATCACGCAGTGGCAGGGCATCCAGGCGCAGACACACGACGCCTTGGACGCTATCTCCTCGCAGATGCAGGTTGCGGCCTCCACCTACGCCGACGCAGAAACCCATTCCGCTTCCCTCTTCGCGGGGGTCTGA
- a CDS encoding glycerophosphoryl diester phosphodiesterase, which produces MSEFPRIFAHRGASSLAPENTIAAFAKAMEVGARWFEFDVDITGDGSLIVIHDDTLDRTTTGSGSYYQLGFSDIRRLDAGRWFSDTYRFERIPEAADALAFAHAQQMGANLEIKPCAGGDRLRERLIEALAVTLAGDKVPSRLIVSSFDHDLLGSFHEACPTVALGWLIERASEEWREGAAALGATAIHPGVEGLTESDVRAMRDAGFEVNVWTVNDVEQARELASWGVTGIFTDRPQDFPAEALKA; this is translated from the coding sequence ATGTCTGAATTCCCCCGCATCTTTGCCCACAGGGGCGCGTCGTCCCTGGCTCCCGAGAACACGATCGCCGCGTTCGCCAAGGCCATGGAGGTCGGCGCGCGCTGGTTCGAGTTCGACGTGGACATCACGGGCGACGGCTCGCTGATCGTCATTCACGACGACACCTTGGACCGCACGACGACGGGGTCCGGCTCCTACTACCAGCTCGGGTTCTCGGATATTCGTCGGCTCGACGCCGGCCGCTGGTTCTCGGACACCTACCGCTTCGAGCGCATCCCCGAGGCCGCGGATGCCCTCGCGTTCGCGCATGCCCAGCAGATGGGCGCGAACCTGGAGATCAAGCCCTGCGCGGGCGGGGATCGGCTGCGCGAGCGCCTGATCGAGGCCCTGGCCGTCACGCTGGCCGGAGACAAGGTTCCCTCCCGACTCATCGTCTCCTCCTTCGACCACGACCTCCTCGGCTCCTTCCACGAGGCCTGCCCGACGGTTGCGCTCGGCTGGCTGATCGAGCGCGCCTCCGAGGAGTGGCGCGAGGGCGCGGCCGCCCTGGGTGCGACAGCAATTCATCCGGGCGTTGAGGGCCTCACCGAGTCCGACGTGCGCGCGATGCGCGACGCGGGCTTCGAGGTCAACGTGTGGACCGTCAACGACGTCGAGCAGGCCCGCGAGCTGGCCTCGTGGGGCGTCACCGGCATCTTCACGGATCGCCCGCAGGACTTCCCCGCCGAGGCCCTGAAGGCCTGA
- a CDS encoding LytR C-terminal domain-containing protein: protein MPVGMHRPKPSKWKNVWPFLAILVIVPALGWAAATALSRQQATVSNAPSPAATTPSASAPSASPTAEAPASAEPTPSASSSSPSASSEPDHGAVIQVLNGTGTQGFAGQQAQILNQAGYAGTSAANADGWATQTSTVFYEDPRMEGTAKDVAAKLGISNVRQESGLGDPDIIVILR from the coding sequence ATGCCCGTCGGCATGCACCGCCCCAAGCCGTCCAAGTGGAAGAACGTCTGGCCTTTCCTGGCCATCCTCGTGATCGTTCCCGCCCTCGGATGGGCAGCGGCGACCGCCCTGTCGCGCCAGCAGGCCACTGTCAGCAACGCGCCCAGCCCCGCCGCGACCACCCCGAGCGCCTCCGCTCCCTCCGCGTCGCCCACGGCCGAGGCCCCCGCGTCCGCTGAGCCCACGCCTTCCGCCAGCTCCTCCTCCCCGTCGGCTTCCTCTGAGCCCGACCACGGAGCCGTCATCCAGGTCCTCAACGGCACTGGAACGCAAGGGTTTGCTGGCCAGCAGGCTCAGATCCTGAACCAGGCCGGCTACGCAGGCACCTCCGCCGCGAACGCTGACGGCTGGGCCACGCAGACCTCCACCGTCTTCTACGAGGATCCCCGCATGGAGGGAACCGCGAAGGACGTTGCCGCCAAGCTCGGTATTTCCAACGTTCGCCAGGAGAGCGGCCTCGGAGACCCCGACATCATCGTGATCCTGCGATGA
- a CDS encoding ABC transporter ATP-binding protein — protein MATVTFDKATRVYPGSDKPAVDQLDLEIKDGEFLVLVGPSGCGKSTSLRMLAGLEDVNSGRILIGDKDVTDVPPKNRDIAMVFQNYALYPHMSVRENMGFALKIAGTPKEEINKRVEEAAKILDLEPYLDRKPKALSGGQRQRVAMGRAIVRKPQVFLMDEPLSNLDAKLRVQTRTQIASLQRELGVTTVYVTHDQTEALTMGDRIAVLAGGLLQQCGTPQEMYERPANEFVAGFIGSPAMNLGTFTVEGEWAKLGPARVRVSEAARAAMTPEDGGKIKIGFRPEGLDVVADGSEGSIPVEVDFVEELGSDAYVYGHLAGAAEGETLGSGSEGTGKQLIVRVPPRTAPARGGVLHVRIREGQQHNFSAATGVRLPE, from the coding sequence ATGGCAACCGTTACCTTTGACAAGGCCACCCGCGTCTACCCGGGTTCCGACAAGCCCGCCGTCGACCAGCTCGACCTCGAGATCAAGGACGGCGAATTCCTCGTTCTCGTCGGCCCCTCCGGCTGTGGCAAGTCGACCTCGCTGCGTATGCTCGCCGGCCTGGAGGACGTGAACTCCGGCCGCATCCTCATCGGCGACAAGGACGTCACGGACGTTCCGCCGAAGAACCGCGACATCGCGATGGTCTTCCAGAACTACGCTCTCTACCCCCACATGTCGGTGCGCGAGAACATGGGCTTCGCCCTGAAGATCGCCGGCACCCCCAAGGAAGAGATCAACAAGCGCGTCGAAGAGGCCGCTAAGATCCTCGACCTGGAGCCCTACCTGGACCGCAAGCCCAAGGCCCTGTCCGGCGGCCAGCGTCAGCGTGTCGCCATGGGCCGCGCGATCGTCCGTAAGCCCCAGGTGTTCCTCATGGACGAGCCCCTGTCGAACCTGGACGCGAAGCTGCGTGTCCAGACCCGTACGCAGATCGCCTCCCTGCAGCGTGAGCTCGGCGTCACCACCGTGTACGTCACCCACGACCAGACCGAGGCTCTGACGATGGGCGACCGTATCGCGGTTCTCGCCGGCGGCCTCCTCCAGCAGTGCGGCACCCCGCAGGAGATGTACGAGCGTCCCGCCAACGAGTTCGTCGCCGGCTTCATCGGCTCCCCCGCCATGAACCTGGGCACCTTCACGGTCGAGGGCGAGTGGGCCAAGCTCGGCCCCGCACGCGTGCGCGTCTCCGAGGCTGCACGCGCCGCGATGACCCCTGAGGACGGCGGAAAGATCAAGATCGGCTTCCGTCCCGAGGGCCTGGATGTCGTTGCCGACGGCTCCGAGGGCTCCATCCCCGTCGAGGTCGACTTCGTCGAGGAGCTCGGCTCGGACGCCTACGTGTACGGCCACCTGGCCGGCGCCGCCGAGGGCGAGACCCTGGGCTCCGGCTCCGAGGGCACCGGCAAGCAGCTGATCGTGCGCGTTCCCCCGCGTACCGCTCCCGCGCGCGGCGGCGTCCTGCACGTGCGCATCCGCGAGGGCCAGCAGCACAACTTCTCCGCTGCAACGGGCGTTCGCCTGCCCGAGTGA
- the groL gene encoding chaperonin GroEL (60 kDa chaperone family; promotes refolding of misfolded polypeptides especially under stressful conditions; forms two stacked rings of heptamers to form a barrel-shaped 14mer; ends can be capped by GroES; misfolded proteins enter the barrel where they are refolded when GroES binds), whose translation MSKIIKFDEDARRGMENGLNLLADTVKVTLGPKGRNVVLDKKWGAPTITKDGVSVAKEIDLDDPFERIGAELVKEVAKKTDDVAGDGTTTATVLAQALVHEGLRNVAAGSNPIALKRGIDQAVEAIVEQLHADAKPVETTEQIAATASISANDPAIGKLIAEAFEKVGAEGVVTVEETNSFDTTLETTEGMRFDKGYLSAYFVTDQERQEAVLEDAYVLLMDSKISNVKDIVPVLEKVMQTGKPLAIIAEDVEGEALATLVVNKIRGTFKSVAVKAPGFGERRKAMLQDMAILTGGQVISETVGLSLENADLELLGRARKIVVSKDETTIVEGAGDKDMLDARVRQIRQEIENTDSDYDREKLQERLAKLAGGVAVIKSGAATEVELKERKHRIEDAVRNARAASEEGLVAGGGVALIQAATVALPKLDALTGDEATGVNIVRLAVSAPLKQIAENAGVEGGVVADRVAHMEPGHGLNAATGEYTDLMAAGISDPVKVTRSALQNAASIAGMFLTTEAVVADKPEAPAAGGDDAGAGMGGMY comes from the coding sequence ATGAGCAAGATCATCAAGTTTGATGAGGATGCCCGTCGTGGCATGGAGAACGGCCTCAACCTGCTGGCCGACACCGTTAAGGTGACGCTTGGCCCCAAGGGCCGCAACGTCGTGCTCGACAAGAAGTGGGGCGCCCCCACGATCACCAAGGATGGCGTCTCCGTCGCTAAGGAAATCGACCTTGACGATCCGTTCGAGCGCATCGGCGCCGAGCTGGTGAAGGAAGTTGCCAAGAAGACCGACGACGTCGCGGGTGACGGCACCACCACCGCGACCGTTCTGGCCCAGGCGCTGGTTCACGAGGGCCTGCGTAACGTCGCCGCCGGCTCCAACCCGATCGCCCTCAAGCGCGGCATCGACCAGGCCGTCGAGGCCATCGTTGAGCAGCTGCACGCCGACGCCAAGCCCGTCGAGACCACCGAGCAGATCGCTGCCACGGCCTCCATCTCCGCCAACGACCCCGCCATCGGCAAGCTCATCGCCGAGGCCTTCGAGAAGGTCGGCGCCGAGGGCGTCGTCACCGTCGAGGAGACCAACTCCTTCGACACCACCCTGGAGACCACCGAGGGTATGCGCTTCGACAAGGGCTACCTGTCGGCCTACTTCGTGACCGACCAGGAGCGCCAGGAAGCCGTCCTCGAGGATGCCTACGTCCTCCTCATGGACTCCAAGATCTCCAACGTGAAGGACATCGTCCCCGTCCTGGAGAAGGTCATGCAGACCGGCAAGCCCCTCGCGATCATCGCCGAGGACGTCGAGGGCGAAGCCCTCGCCACGCTGGTCGTCAACAAGATCCGCGGCACCTTCAAGTCCGTGGCCGTCAAGGCCCCCGGCTTCGGCGAGCGCCGCAAGGCGATGCTGCAGGACATGGCCATCCTGACGGGCGGCCAGGTCATCTCCGAGACCGTCGGCCTCTCCCTCGAGAACGCTGACCTCGAGCTGCTGGGCCGCGCCCGCAAGATCGTCGTCTCCAAGGACGAGACCACCATCGTCGAGGGCGCTGGCGACAAGGACATGCTGGATGCCCGCGTGCGCCAGATCCGCCAGGAGATCGAGAACACCGACTCCGACTACGACCGCGAGAAGCTGCAGGAGCGCCTCGCCAAGCTGGCTGGCGGCGTCGCCGTCATCAAGTCCGGCGCGGCCACCGAGGTTGAGCTCAAGGAGCGCAAGCACCGCATCGAGGACGCCGTTCGTAACGCTCGCGCGGCTTCCGAAGAGGGCCTGGTCGCCGGCGGCGGCGTCGCCCTGATCCAGGCTGCCACCGTGGCGCTGCCCAAGCTCGATGCCCTCACCGGCGACGAGGCGACCGGCGTCAACATCGTGCGCCTGGCCGTCTCTGCCCCGCTCAAGCAGATCGCTGAGAACGCGGGCGTCGAGGGTGGCGTGGTTGCCGACCGCGTTGCGCACATGGAGCCCGGCCACGGCCTGAACGCCGCGACCGGCGAGTACACCGACCTCATGGCCGCCGGCATCTCCGACCCGGTCAAGGTCACCCGTTCCGCGCTGCAGAACGCTGCGTCGATCGCAGGCATGTTCCTGACGACCGAGGCCGTTGTCGCCGACAAGCCCGAGGCTCCGGCCGCCGGTGGCGACGACGCTGGCGCTGGCATGGGCGGCATGTACTGA
- a CDS encoding DsbA family protein, with translation MAQKKKPAVDPVRAKAAQMRQAQERADRRTRIIVISAVVAIVLAVVAAVGGVIWKQQAQVNAARNVDASDVLGIYADGRPVIVNGNGVVTEADPNLPTLTEYFDYTCHVCSDLDVAVGKDLTTWAAQGYYNLELQPVITVNMDYLKPATSASLIVAQKAPDKWVDFHHALLAYFASQYQASNGTVVQNLEASWKQVKTIAAEVGVPSDVIDTFPLNAAEDYLKASTTAWQNANYSGRNNGLGTPELIKDHSTVIALHTPLTSAKQTIAEVFGITDSASPVPAETPAPEATEPSQSGAGEAQSSETTDSSN, from the coding sequence ATGGCTCAGAAGAAGAAGCCGGCCGTCGACCCCGTGCGCGCCAAAGCCGCGCAGATGCGCCAGGCGCAGGAGCGCGCTGACCGCCGCACCCGCATCATCGTCATTTCCGCCGTCGTCGCGATCGTCCTCGCGGTCGTCGCAGCCGTCGGCGGTGTGATCTGGAAGCAGCAGGCGCAGGTCAACGCCGCGCGCAACGTCGACGCCTCCGACGTCCTCGGCATCTACGCCGACGGTCGACCGGTCATCGTCAATGGGAACGGCGTCGTCACCGAGGCGGATCCGAACCTGCCTACCCTCACCGAATACTTTGACTACACCTGCCACGTGTGCTCCGACCTCGATGTCGCCGTCGGCAAGGACCTCACCACCTGGGCTGCCCAGGGGTACTACAACCTCGAGCTCCAGCCGGTCATTACCGTCAACATGGACTACCTGAAGCCCGCGACCAGCGCGTCGCTGATCGTTGCCCAGAAGGCGCCCGACAAGTGGGTGGACTTCCACCACGCGCTGCTCGCCTACTTCGCCTCCCAGTACCAGGCGTCCAACGGCACCGTCGTCCAGAACCTCGAGGCCTCCTGGAAGCAGGTCAAGACGATCGCCGCCGAGGTGGGCGTTCCCTCCGACGTCATCGATACCTTCCCGCTCAACGCCGCCGAGGACTACCTCAAGGCCTCAACCACCGCCTGGCAGAATGCCAACTACAGCGGCCGTAACAACGGGCTCGGCACACCCGAGCTGATCAAGGATCACTCGACCGTCATCGCGCTGCACACCCCGCTGACCTCAGCCAAGCAGACGATCGCGGAGGTATTCGGCATCACCGATTCCGCGAGCCCGGTCCCCGCCGAGACCCCGGCACCCGAGGCCACCGAGCCCTCCCAGAGCGGCGCCGGCGAAGCCCAGAGCTCCGAGACGACCGACAGCTCCAACTGA
- a CDS encoding protein kinase domain-containing protein → MEEGEELGGYRLIRRLGTGGAGTVWLAEDGGGTRVALKAMHPAMAASEESRQRLERETRTVNSVRSPFVAHIVDAETEASQPFVVSEYVEGPTLAEILVSGPVPLRGVAALSYHLASTIAAVHHANIIHRDIKPSNIICSPRGPVLIDFGIAMATSDQHLTSTGLVSGTAGYTAPELLQGHGATKESDWWAWCATLLSCATGRPPFGKGDVSATMLRVLEGDPDLAGLHPMVADALAGGLAPDPNDRPSPSLIVADLMSAVGWAPGELDYVTVNWAQLLDTGMRTQMVNSDPQEIAAPPEWEDAGQRPDASGARAVSYPQHPRRDASEFTAANDHTDVVDTASVAQGYGDWSDDTGEVAWHDDATDTWQSVDDSDPTEVIAPYAQPQYPGPQGAYDPGFAPGYGQQPYPQAGVPAQQMATGPQWNPNPAMGMGAASAEGSSSTAKGTWISGGALMALLASLPFLFGLTGSMIVGIALTAFGLIGAMSRWLERRRILRGAKASDTAAVIAMSPILLVRSILSTALGLVVGGLVPYGIWAFVSYSREGRVLWSWPADVVASTGVDRTDYWLSDPRGTIVVWALAALMMLTAWLMPFAADLRVGVSTTLRTIVRPAWGRGLLAVGCVGFLAGAWFIVTGGLSH, encoded by the coding sequence GTGGAAGAAGGCGAGGAACTGGGCGGCTACAGGCTGATCCGTCGGCTCGGTACGGGCGGGGCGGGGACGGTCTGGCTAGCCGAAGACGGGGGTGGCACGCGTGTCGCCCTCAAAGCCATGCACCCGGCGATGGCCGCCTCGGAGGAGTCGCGTCAGCGCCTGGAGCGCGAGACGCGCACCGTAAACTCCGTGCGCTCACCCTTCGTCGCGCACATCGTCGATGCAGAAACCGAGGCCTCCCAGCCTTTCGTCGTCTCGGAGTACGTGGAGGGCCCAACCCTCGCGGAAATCCTCGTCTCCGGGCCGGTTCCTCTGCGCGGCGTCGCCGCCCTGTCCTACCACTTGGCGTCCACGATCGCGGCCGTTCATCATGCGAACATCATCCACCGCGACATTAAGCCTTCCAACATCATCTGTTCGCCGCGCGGCCCGGTCCTCATCGACTTCGGTATCGCGATGGCGACCTCCGATCAGCACCTGACCAGCACCGGCCTCGTGTCGGGGACGGCCGGGTACACCGCGCCCGAACTCCTGCAGGGCCACGGTGCCACGAAGGAATCGGACTGGTGGGCGTGGTGTGCCACCCTGCTGTCCTGCGCCACCGGGCGCCCGCCGTTCGGCAAGGGCGACGTGTCCGCCACGATGCTGCGCGTCCTCGAAGGGGACCCCGACCTCGCCGGACTGCACCCCATGGTCGCCGACGCGCTCGCGGGCGGACTCGCCCCCGATCCCAACGATCGACCGTCACCTTCCCTGATTGTTGCCGATCTCATGAGCGCCGTCGGGTGGGCTCCCGGCGAGCTTGACTACGTGACCGTGAACTGGGCGCAGCTGCTCGACACGGGCATGCGCACGCAGATGGTGAACTCTGACCCCCAGGAGATCGCCGCGCCTCCCGAGTGGGAGGATGCGGGGCAGCGCCCGGATGCCTCCGGCGCGCGCGCCGTCTCCTATCCGCAGCACCCGCGCCGCGACGCCTCGGAGTTCACCGCGGCCAACGACCATACCGACGTGGTGGACACTGCGTCGGTGGCGCAGGGGTATGGCGACTGGTCCGATGACACCGGGGAAGTCGCCTGGCACGACGACGCCACCGACACCTGGCAGAGCGTCGACGACTCGGATCCCACCGAGGTCATAGCCCCCTACGCTCAGCCTCAGTACCCGGGGCCGCAGGGTGCGTATGATCCAGGTTTTGCCCCCGGCTACGGGCAGCAGCCCTATCCGCAGGCCGGCGTCCCCGCACAGCAGATGGCGACGGGCCCGCAGTGGAACCCCAACCCGGCGATGGGGATGGGCGCCGCTTCGGCGGAGGGGTCCTCGTCCACCGCGAAGGGGACGTGGATCTCGGGCGGTGCGCTGATGGCCCTCCTGGCCTCCCTGCCCTTCCTTTTTGGACTCACCGGATCCATGATCGTGGGGATCGCTCTCACCGCTTTCGGCCTGATCGGTGCTATGTCGCGGTGGCTGGAGCGTCGTCGGATCCTGCGAGGAGCAAAGGCCAGCGACACGGCGGCCGTCATCGCCATGTCGCCGATCCTGCTGGTGCGCTCGATCCTGTCGACGGCGCTCGGCCTCGTCGTCGGGGGCCTCGTTCCATACGGGATCTGGGCCTTTGTGTCCTATTCGCGCGAGGGGCGCGTCCTGTGGTCATGGCCCGCCGATGTCGTCGCGTCCACCGGAGTTGATCGCACGGACTACTGGCTGAGCGACCCGCGCGGGACGATCGTCGTGTGGGCACTCGCCGCGCTCATGATGCTGACTGCCTGGCTCATGCCGTTTGCCGCCGATCTGAGGGTTGGCGTATCCACAACGCTGCGCACGATCGTGCGTCCTGCCTGGGGTCGAGGCCTCCTCGCGGTAGGCTGTGTGGGGTTCCTTGCGGGTGCGTGGTTCATCGTCACAGGTGGGCTGTCGCACTAA